The Populus alba chromosome 6, ASM523922v2, whole genome shotgun sequence genomic interval ATAGTGTAACAAGGCTTCCTACAAAAAACTCAGTTGCAACCACCTCTGGAGCCCCATGAATCTTGACAAGCTCGGATTTTCTCATCCTCCAATCacaccaaacaaaaaaatgtatTGTCCAATTCCAAGAGAACTTTGTCCTCACTCTTTGAATAAGCTAAAGCTCTAACATTGAAGTAAAATCGATCCACTACTCGCAGCTCTGAAACAACAGTACACAACTTAATTACTCCAAGAGTCCTTCACAGCCCATATATATTTGCACAAGAGAACACATCTTAGCACAAAGCAAACACAAGCACCCTCCTAGAACccccaaatcaaaataatgatgcTCATTGGCCAAATAATCAGCAGGTTTCGCTATAATCCTAAAACCTTCAACAACTCCAAAACCAAATGCAACAATCATAGTAGGCGAAAGGTCTCGTCTTATTATTTCAGTACTTGCTGTCCAATGAACAGCGCTGTTAGCAAACACACCATATATACTCCCCTTTATTAGCACGGTGATACTCAGGTTGGAAAATGGCGTAATAATTAGGGTATCCCTTAATTCTTTTCCAAGAATTAGACTTCATCAAGCTATAAACTTTAACCTCAGAAAAGAAACACCTGTTAATAGTATTACCATTATAGTCAACAATCTTCACAACTTTATAGTCTTCATTAATGGGATCGTACCCAAATCCATAAAGAGTACGTTCCCAACAAAATTTGTCATATTCCTTACCGCTAGCTAGGTATGCCCAGCTCAAACAGTGTAGAGGGTAGTATTTTGTATTCTCTTGTACACGGGTTATACAAGACGTCCCCAAGAAGTGCAGCGTGGTGGTAAAGggcttgagatctgcacagcaggtctcgagttcgagtcagggcgtgcacCTCTCGTAAGAGCCTGGAACAGCCGAGGTTTTACTCACTCACTCGACCCCATAAAATGCACTTTCCGGGTGATGTagtttcctcgaatccaaaaaaaaaaaaaaaaaagggttatacAAGGCAATATAGTCTTCTTATCAGAACATAACAAAGCAAGCGGTCCATTACAAGAGCCTAGCTAGCTATTACTTCAATATTCTAGTTTTTGTTACTTACATTAGTTCCATGGAACTAGTGGGATTTGGCTTGTCTAAGTTTACAGGGTATAACCTGGTGGAACTTCTATCCCCAAGGATGAGCCCTAGATTGGTACGCGCTTGTGTTAACTTTTGCAGATGCATGTTGATGAAATATGGACTTTCGGTTTCCTTGCACCATGATTTTGATACGCACCTGAAACGTTTGAGAGTTCTGACCGGTAGCCTGCTTAGAATATCGGTTATTATCTCCGCTGGTACGAGCATCCTCTTTAATGGTAGTGTCTTTATTTTTTCGTTTAGGTTCTTGTACATCAGAGGAGAATATTTAGGTTCTTCACATCtgaataaatcaagaatttatagaagttttgattttttttttttttgttaactcggagtgtccggaccagcttacactcaccacaactaatcctcgggcccactgaacatcctgcaagcccaacGAGCATGTAAGACACCATAGGAATGACAAACATGCACAATGAGGTTCaaaccaaggttgttaaaatcgcgttttgactcgtaaaatcgttcgattttacgagtcaaaacatgtTTTGTGTGCtgaattgtttgaaaaaataaaaaatggatgaaaTCGTGAAAATCGggtgaaatcatgaaaaatcacGATTTCAGGGCCGATTTCAcgatttttaacaaaatacatGCACTGAAGGAAAATTTTCCCCTATGTTCCAGCTGCCCGGCGCGCGCCTATTGGTTGTGCAAATGCACGGTCACGCGGTATTTAATCGCTGCAGAACATGTGGATTTTGTCTACATACCATAAAGAAGTGGTGGTGAAATCAAGGGCTGCAGAGATTAAAGAAAGCTTAAAGAAATTGAGGGTTGCAGAGATTAAAGTCAAGGCAACAATATTAAATTCcaatttaattcatattttttccccatatcttttacttttatttgttatGTTATTTTGGCTATTCATTCACCTTAAATtacttatgttttttaatggtatGATAATAAGTAGAagagattttataaatataaattagatataaaaatagttacgggataatttaaaaaattatatttattatgatgAGTTGATTCACAAAACTCATATTAAAAGCTTAACTcgtgttaaattttaatttatacaaataaaaacactgattttaataaatttgattactttgattatatttttaaccatttaTTTAACCCGAACAAATTtgatcaaaactcaattaagttaaatcaaataatttttttttaaaataaaattgtgtttgtttcaataaaataattaaaaaataataactcaagTTCCTAAAATATACTCAAGCAACATAAGTCATTGATTTACAcaattaaataaacatttttccATCCCATAagatgcttgaactatgtaaaatttttatttgaaacatgtattttaatgtgtttgaactatgtatgaatttttatttgaagcatgaatttttttgttaatgtattttaaaatttcttatgattttatgattttacgatccgtttttacgatccgagtttgtaTTGCATTTTCCATGCCAtgtaaaaattgtaattttaataacCTTGGTTCAAACCCATGTGCAGAGAAATGGAACAAATCTCTTCCACCACTGGACCACAACCTCATGTGCAAAGTTTTGATTCTTAATTAAACTAACAGGGCTTAAAATTTGTTGATTGATGGGACAcctatattttgaataaaaccACACAACCTCTTGGCCATTTGGGAGCTATTGATGTGTCAGGTTtagtgtttaaaaaatattgttgtaattattttttaaagtattttttatttgaaaatatattaaaataatattttattattttttaaaaattattttaatatcaacatataaaaatatcaaaatgatctaaaaataccaaaaaaatattaatttaaaacaaaaaaaaataaaaaaattttaatttttttcaaatagaacTTATCCGTTTCAAAACCGTGGTTTGAACTATattccattaattttttatatatatatatttttagatcattttaatttattaatatcaaaaataattttttttaaaaaatattattttaatatatttttaaataaaaaatactttaaactatAATTCCTATTACATTCTTAAAAACTTGATCAACTTGCTTAAACCCTAGTTATGCGAGCCCGTGACCTGACCTGCATTGGGGTTGAAGGAGAAAAGGAGAGTACTGAGAAATAAAGGAATACTGAGAAAGGAAGATGCAACACTGAATAGATAGTAAATTCTCCAACATCAATCCTCAGTTGAAGTTTAATCGTAGATTATGTTTTACAACTCAGAGATTTCATCCATACAATACAATAAAGTCATCCAACTTCACAAAGTTGAGCAAACTTACAAAAACATATGACCGACCATACTGACTAGATAGAAAAGTCTTCAACATCTTGAGGCTTGATCAAGAAATTACATTACTTTCAGGCAATCAACTCACGAGATCTGATATTTACAGTAAGTCTCTGTCATCACAATCCTTTCTAGCATGGTAGCTTTATCATACATTTATGAAGcctgacttttatttttattttaaaaaaaattggcgcTAATAGGTTTAACACTAAGAGCAAGCATTGGCTAATAAATGTACATAGACATGGCTCATAACTCTCAACCAAATTGCGTTTTTGCAACCCAAGCACGTTCATCCAAATATATCAGCCCATCTTTCCCTGCAAAACAAATAACCAGGTTGATCTTCCAGTGATCACATTGCTTTATCAGAACTAAATTCAATTCATCAGCATGTTATCATCTTTCCATATCAACCAGGAAAAGAAATCGTAACTATCTAAAATCAAAGAGCTTGCATTCATGCGTAGTACTAGCCAGATGAAGAAAGCATCAAATATCTCACGTAAAAGCAGTCATCATTAAAGACTTCTCAGATTCTAACAGCTTACTTTTGTCTTCCTTAATTtctcttctatcacaccaaacCTTGAAGCTAAATCATGATGGCATTTCTATTACTACCCTTCGCATACAGCAGGACAGGCTCAGTCCCCCCCCTCGGAAACTAATGGAAAGTAGAATATTTGTAATCTATCTTGTACAATAATAATGAatctttaaaagttaatttcagAACTCAGAACATTTATACACCAGCAAAATTCCAGCACTGTAATCAGCTCAACTGTATTCACTCCATGAAGACAGGAAAGCATAAGCTTCTCCAAGTCCATAGACCATACCTAAGCTTCTGGTTCAGATGGAGGTTTTGATGAACTAGTCATGCCACATCACTCACCAGCCAAACCACTCAAATACTAGGTTGCTAACTGCAACTGTTAAGTGCTCAATCTTCTAGCATTGCAGAAAGACTTAACAAAgttaaacaatctaaaatatcaaaatattcaaaGCCAAACACATGAAAATCTGGAGGGAAAAACCAAAATCTTGGAACTGGTATATGGAACAGCAGATCTCCTGAATTGCTAACTATATTACAACAAGGACTAGATGTTTTTAGTCTTGTCCCTTGTTCATCAAAAACCAACTAGGTTCCAGACATGGACATTAATTTTGCAAGGagagattttattaattttgaaaaaacaaactagTTGGAGCAATTTGGTGCCTGCAGGAATTCATCAAAATCCCCGAGGAACGGAGTTATTCCTCCCATATCCATATGAAGCCATTCTGGAAAAACCAGAATTTAGCAACAAGCTCCAGAGGCCCTGGTGGTCATTTAGTTTCCATCATTGAGGAAAACAACTTCTAGGACCTTGTAGAGCTAAGAGGATTAGGtaaatatgatatatatgtttgtttacgtgtttcaaaagcgcttttgaaaaaaattaaaaatttttaaatttttttatttacttcaaattaatatgtttttagtgttttcaaatcattttgatgtgctgatgtcaaaaataatttttaaaaaataaaaaaacattattggcatgcattttggtatgaaaagttatttgaaaagcaaccgcaaccaccaTCCCAAACAAACATGAACGCGTAAAGGTACTACCAATTACATAACATCCTATTTGATTGAAGTCTACACACCCTATGCTACTTGCAGAAAATAATACATGGACAGTATATAGCCTCAATTAGACAATACCTGACCAAGTACCTTTTCATTAAGAAAGACGCATGTGAGTGCATGACATATATAATGAGCATAGTTTTTATCCATTCTTTGCTTCATCTGCAAAATTTCTCATATGCTCAATTAAATCTCCATCCGCCAGTATCAGCCCTGAGAGAAATAAAGGCAGCAAAGGACAGAGaaggtaaaataaaacttgtgttgaaaaaaaaattggaaagtcCCCTAAATGCACAAACAAGCAGCCTCTTATTTCATTAATTCGTAAAATATACTATCCCATCCCAATTTGCAAATAATCTGCAAGTAAAACTAAGCAACTGACAAACATTTTAGAATCTAGCGAGCTTCATGTCAACGGATATAGTTTAATGCAGCAAATTACCTCTTTTCCATGTTTTCTCTGCTGTTTCTTCTGGTGAATTATAAGACCAATTTGAACCCCTCGGACAAGAAATCATCCCTAATAacaaaaaccaagccaaaataACAAGTTACATCAAGTGAGCTAAAGATAGACATGAAAAATGGAAGCATAAAATTCAGCACTGCATACCTCTTATTCCTATCCTTCGAGTCCTCATCTTCATCCTGTGTCCTTCCATCAAGATGCCTAATCGGACTGACAGAAATAAGGCTTTCAACAAAAGTATCTGCTTCAAAGGAATATGGTATACCAGGAATCCTATTCTTTACTTGTTTCCTCTTCAGATCATACCAGCAAAGGTCCAAATTGTCGTGTTCGATGAGAACTTCATCACCACTCTTTGAATAAGCTAAAGGCTTAAGAGATCTAAGAAACCCAATGACCTCGTACTGTGCAACTGAAAACAGTTTAGTCCAGGACTCCTTTACCCCGTACTCTTTCATCATCCACACATCAACACGTTCGCCTAGAAAATTTGCAAGAAAACACAGGCATCCTCTCAAAACCcccaaatcaatataaaaattcttATCCTTATACTCAGGTTGCAGCACCTCCCTATAATCCTCAACTCCTAAATCCAATGCAACAACTATATTTGCCACATTCGATTCAGGATTCTCACCCACAACCCAATGTAAAGCACCATTAGCAAAAACCCCATTTGCACCAGGATAGTGAACACAATAAGGCATATCACCAATCCTCCTCCACGATTGTTTCCTCAAACTATATACCTTAACCTCAGACTCAAAACTCCTCTTCCCCCCGCCTCCAAATTGCGCAATCCTAACAAGCTTATAATCATCCCTAACACTATCATACCCAAATCCAAACACATAAACACTACAAGACTTGGTCCCAAAATACCTTTTCAGCTCAATAGGCAAAAAGGGCACCACACGATGCTTTCTAGTTGATGGGTTCCACACAGCAATATCATCAACAACATTAGAAATGCAAAGCAACCCATTAACAGAACCTAAAACTTTAATCCCATGATTATAACACATCAAAGGATGATTCAACTCCTTCAGAGTAACAAAGTCATTTAAGACTAAATTTTGCTCAAAATCCATGTAGTGAACATGTGAAGTAGTTCTAAGGATGATGTAAAGATTGGAACTTGTGTCCATAGAGTGTTTCAAATGTAATTTAACGAAGTTTGGACCATCAATTAAAGCACACCATGGTTTAGATACAGACCTGCAACAAAGAACTTCCTTTGCTGGTAATCTGCAGAGGATTTCTGCTATCATCTCAAGAGGAAGACCAGACATTGTTATGATGAGAACTCGTAGGTCACTGTTAGCTAAGGTCTTCGCGTTCTGTGGAATTTTGTCATAGAAAGTGTGAAGGAGAGATAAAGTTGTTGGAAGTTAAATATCCGTCTTTGTTAATACAATAAATTACCTAAACATCAAGGGCAGCTATgtctcaagaaaaaaatcaagggtAGTTATTGTTAGCTGTTATGTGGACAGTAAAGGGCAGCTTCGTCACATTGattcaattttgtcaaatgaagaaaatgttTTGGTATCTAATGTTTCATTACTATTACATTTTAGACCTTTTCCTTGCATAAACTAGTACAACGATTCTATTTCAACTTTATTGGTCATGGGAAGGAATCAATAACGCTATGTCAACAAGAATAAATGGTAGAGAAGATGAAGATATTACCAGAGCTATGAAATCAGCCCGATTGGtcaatttaataacatgttaaTTTAGAGTTTAACTCGagcttaattttatattaaattattcttttaatcaaaataatattattttcaagtttttttttttttttaaaaaaacaatagcttGGATTGCTCCACCCACTGTCAACTCTACTTCCTAGGTGCCAAATTTAG includes:
- the LOC118046167 gene encoding F-box protein CPR1, which codes for MSGLPLEMIAEILCRLPAKEVLCCRSVSKPWCALIDGPNFVKLHLKHSMDTSSNLYIILRTTSHVHYMDFEQNLVLNDFVTLKELNHPLMCYNHGIKVLGSVNGLLCISNVVDDIAVWNPSTRKHRVVPFLPIELKRYFGTKSCSVYVFGFGYDSVRDDYKLVRIAQFGGGGKRSFESEVKVYSLRKQSWRRIGDMPYCVHYPGANGVFANGALHWVVGENPESNVANIVVALDLGVEDYREVLQPEYKDKNFYIDLGVLRGCLCFLANFLGERVDVWMMKEYGVKESWTKLFSVAQYEVIGFLRSLKPLAYSKSGDEVLIEHDNLDLCWYDLKRKQVKNRIPGIPYSFEADTFVESLISVSPIRHLDGRTQDEDEDSKDRNKRDDFLSEGFKLVL